Proteins encoded within one genomic window of Bombina bombina isolate aBomBom1 chromosome 1, aBomBom1.pri, whole genome shotgun sequence:
- the LOC128643217 gene encoding olfactory receptor 1020-like encodes MNLINKTGTEPFILTGLSSDLKVKTILFVLFSFIYTTTLTGNSFLIVLIRITHELHTPMYMFICNLSILDVTFTSVTVPKMLVGLLLERCYISYNGCFTQLYFFHFLGSSECFLLSIMGYDRYVAICHPLRYPQKMRREICIKLALSCWITGSLYSFVHAMLTASLSFCGSREVNHFFCDMPPLLKLSCTDTSINMIVILVLGGLAAGASFILTLISYIYIISAILQIRSSKGRKKAFSTCASHLTVVAIFFGTIIFMYLRPKSSYSLENDKKLTVFYNVITPMLNPLIYSLRNKDVKSAITQLFKKNTHN; translated from the coding sequence ATGAATTTGATTAATAAAACTGGAACAGAACCTTTTATTTTAACTGGACTTTCTAGTGATCTAAAGGTAAAGACTATCCTTTTTGTGCTTTTCTCTTTTATCTACACTACCACACTGACAGGTAATTCTTTTCTTATTGTGCTAATAAGGATTACTCATGAATTGCACACTCCAATGTACATGTTCATATGCAACCTATCTATATTGGATGTAACCTTTACTTCAGTAACTGTCCCTAAAATGTTGGTTGGGCTTTTGTTGGAACGTTGCTATATTTCCTATAATGGGTGTTTTACTCAGCTATACTTTTTCCACTTTCTTGGAAGTTCGGAATGTTTTCTGTTAAGCATCATGGGTTATGACCGTTATGTGGCTATATGTCACCCCTTGCGTTATCCACAGAAAATGAGACGGGAAATCTGCATTAAGTTAGCCTTAAGCTGCTGGATCACAGGCTCCCTATATTCATTTGTTCATGCTATGCTCACAGCAAGCTTGTCTTTTTGTGGTTCAAGAGAGGTTAACCACTTTTTCTGTGATATGCCTCCACTACTAAAATTGTCCTGCACGGACACAAGTATTAACATGATTGTTATATTGGTTTTGGGTGGGCTTGCAGCTGGTGCCTCATTTATATTGACACTAATCTCCTATATTTACATAATCTCCGCTATTTTGCAAATCCGTTCATCTAAAGGAAGGAAAAAAGCTTTTTCAACTTGTGCATCTCATCTTACCGTAGTTGCTATTTTCTTTGGGACAATCATTTTCATGTATCTTAGACCAAAATCCAGCTACTCATTAGAAAATGATAAAAAGTTGACTGTTTTCTACAATGTGATAACACCAATGTTAAACCCTCTTATTTACAGCCTTAGGAACAAAGATGTTAAAAGTGCTATTACacaactgtttaaaaaaaatacacacaattaa